The sequence GACTACGGCTCGTCGCCGGGCTATAACACGCTGGCCGACCTGCTCGACGCGAAGGGCGTCTCCTGGAAGTATTACTCACCCTGCTTCATCGGTTCGCCCGGGAGCTGCGGAAGCAACGGCTGCAAGACGTGTTCCGGTGCGTTGCTCAACGCCTTCGACGTGATCGATTCGGTGCGGTACGGACCCGAGTGGGGCACCAACGTCTCCATGCCGGAGACGAACATCTTCGCGGACATCGACGCGAACGCGCTCCCGGCCGTTTCGTGGGTGATCCCCGAAGACGACGCAGACGATCATCCGGGCGAGTCGGTGGATAACGGACCGTCGTGGGTTGCGAGCGTCGTCAACGCGATCGGCCAGAGCAGCTACTGGAACTCGAGCGCGGTCATCGTCATTTGGGACGATTGGGGCGGCATGTACGACAACGCAAAGCCGCCGTTTCAAGACGGCTGGGGAGGCCTCGGCTTCCGCGTTCCGATGATGGTCGTCTCGCCCTATGCGATTCCCGGCAGCTCGAGCCAAGGCGGGTCGATCTCGCACACGCAGTACGAGTTCGCGAGCATCCTGCGATATATCGAAGATAACTGGAACCTCGGCCGCCTCGGGACGAGCGACACGCGCGCGACGAGCATCGGCGACATCTTCAACTATAACCAGTCGCCGCGCTCGTTCACGGCGATTCCGTCGCTCTATACAAAAGAGTACTTCATCAACCGGCCTCATCCGCCGCAGCATGGCGATCCGCAATAGGGGAATCGCTCTCGCAGTGACGGCCGCGCTCGCCGCGTGTTCCTCCAGCAGCCCGGCGACGCCGCCGGGCGGAGGTGCGCTGCCCGGTCCGCAGAGCGGCGCGGGGAAGATCGAGCACGTCGTCTACGTCGTGCAGGAGAACCGCAGTTTCGACAACCTCTTTCAAGGGTATCCGGGCGCAGACACCGTGTCGAGCGGAAAGAGCTCGGAAGGCCAAACGATCGCGCTGCAGCCGGTGAGTCTGGCGAGCGAGTACGACATCGATCACTCGGCCGAGGCAATGTTCGCGGCGTGCGACGGCACCGGGCCGCTGCCCGGAACGCAGTGCCGCATGGACGGCTTCGATCGCGAGCAGGCGTACGGCGGCCCGAAGCATCCGCAGTATGTTTACGTTCCGCACGGCGAGTCGAAGCCGTACTTCGACATGGCGCACGAGTGGGTGCTGGCGGATCGCATGTTCCAGTCGCAGCTCGACGAGAGCTTCGTCGCCCACCAATACATCATCGCGGCGCAGGCGCAATCGAGCGTCGATTTGCCGCAGGGCTTCTGGGGTTGCGGCGGCGGGCGCGGCGACATCGTCGGGATCATCTCGCAGAAGCGGCGCGAGAACGGCTTCCAAGCGCCGTGCTTCGACTATCAGACGCTCGGCGACGAGCTCGATAGGGCGGGCCGCAGTTGGCGCTTCTACACGAGCAGATACGGCGCGCCGTCGAGTGGGAACGGCGCATACTGGTCGAGCTATCAGGGCGTCCGGCACATCTACTACGGCGCGGACTGGGAGAAGGACGTCATCGCTCCGCAGAAGCGATTCCTCACCGACGTCTCCGCCGGCAAGCTCGCGAGCTTCACGTGGATCACGCCCGTCTGCGACGACTCCGATCACGTCAACTGCGGGGGCGGCTACGGGCCGTCGTGGGTTGCGGCGATCGTGAACGAGATCGGGCGGAGCCGGTTTTGGAAATCCACCGCGATCTTCGTGCAGTGGGACGATTGGGGCGGGCTCTACGATCACGTTCCGCCGCCCTACGAAGATTACGACGGCTTGGGCTTCCGCGTTCCACTGCTCGTGATCTCGCCGTATGCGAAGCAGAACTACGTCTCGCACGTTCAGTACGAGACCGCGAGCGTGCTGCGCTTTGCCGAAGATCTCTACGGCCTCGGCCAACTCGCAGCCGCCGACAGGCGCGCCGCCTCGCCGGCCGCCGATTGCTTCGACTTCACGCAGAGCCCTCGCGCCTTCGTTCCGATCCAGGCTCCAAAGGGGCGCGGTTTCTTCATCCACCAGCCCGCCGATTATCGGGCGCCGGATACGCAATGAAGCCGCGACGCATCGGCGCGCTCGTCGCCCTCATCGCGCTGGCCGCTTGCTCGAGCGGCCCGCAGGCCCTGCCGTACATGCGGAGCGCTGCGGCGCTGCGCGAGCTCTCCGGCACCGGCGCCGGGAAGATCACGCACGTCGTCTACATCATTCAGGAGAACCGGAGCTTCGACGATCTCTTCAACGGCTATCCTGGTGCGGATACGGTTTCGAGCGGGAAAATCTCGTCGGGCCGCACGGTCAAACTGACGCCGATTCCGCTCTCCGACCAGTACACGATCGATCACTCCGCAGACGCAATGTTCGCGGCCTGCCACAGCAGCGGAAAGCTGCCCGGCACCGATTGCCGGATGGACGGCTTCGACAAAGAGTACTTCTGCTGTGGCCCAAAGGGCGTGAGGTACCCGATGTACGCCTACGTGCCGCACAAAGACTCGAAGCCGTACTTCGACATGGCAAGCGAAGGCGTGCTCGGGGATCGCATGTTCCAGTCGCACCTCGACGAGAGCTTCGTCAGCCATCAATACATCATCGCCGCACAAGCGGCATCGAGCGTCGATCTTCCCGACGGTCTCTGGGGCTGCCCCGGCGGCCCGAGCGACAGCGTCTCGACGATCACGCCCGCCCGGCAATACGGTCCGGATATTACGCCCTGCTACGATTACCAGACGCTCGGCGACGAGCTCGATAAGGCGAACCTATCGTGGCGCTTCTATACGAGCCAGTACGGCAGTAAGGAGAGCGGCGACGGAGCTTGGTGGTCGAGTTATCAAGCGATCCGCCACATCTACTACGGGCCCGATTGGAAGAAAGACATCATCACGCCGAACTGGCAGTTCATCAAAGACGTGCGCCGGGGCAAGCTCGCGAACTTTACCTGGATCACGCCGGTCTGCGACGACTCGGATCACGTCAACTGCCCGGGCGGCTTCGGCCCGTCGTGGGTGGCGGCGCTCGTCAACACGGTCGGCAAGAGCAAGTTCTGGAAATCGACCGCGATCTTCATCCAGTGGGACGATTGGGGCGGCCTTTACGATCACGTCAAGCCGCCGTACGAGGATTACGACGGCTTGGGATTCCGCGTTCCGCTGCTCATCCTCTCGCCGTACGCGCGCGCGGGCCGGGTCTCGCACGTGCAGTACGAGACCGCCAGCGTGCTCCGCTTCGCCGAAGATCTCTACGGTCTCGGTCAGCTCGCCGCGGCCGATAAGCGCGCGAACTCGCCGGCCGCCGACTGCTTCGACTTCACGCAGGCGCCGCGCGCGTTCGTTCCGATCAAGGCGCCGCTGCCGCCGAAGTTCTTCATGCAGCAGTACTCCGAGTACCAAGCCCCCGACTACGAGTAGTCAGCCGCCGTTTCGTAAGCGTTCGAGCAAGAGGCCCAAGTAATCGGGCTCTCCCGCGAGTTGACGCGCGCGATACTCCGCGACGTCGAAGAGCCAATCGGGAAGCGTGTCGGGCAGGCCGATCTCGTCGCTCTGCACGTCGTAGGCATACGAGACCGGGGGATCGTCGTACGTCCAGAGCGCGCGCGAGACGACCCAACACCCGAGGACCTTGCGAAAATAGACCGTCACCTCGGTCGGGCTCACGGGGGCCTTCGGCGTCGGCGCATACCTCCCGGCGAAATGCGCCTTCCAAAGATCGTAGGTTTCCACGTCTACCCAGAGGTCGCGAAGGTTGTGGCGCTGCGGATCGCTGCGCGGACGAAGTTTCAGATGGTAGACGCGATGACCGTCGACGTCCTCGATCGGGATGGAATCGGCACGGTCGACGGCGTAGGGCCCTTGCTCGACGGCGACGACGGTAGCGATCGTCTTGAGCCCCTCGATGTCGGGGACCATCGAAGGAGCGCCTGGATCGCGCTCCGGCGCGACGCGCACCGACGATCGCATCGTCCACGCGAACGGCCCGAGAAACTCGGGCAGGATCATCGCCGGCGGAAGCTTCCCGCTCGGAATCGGGTTGCTGACGTTCTCCATGCCGTCGGCGAGGCGAACGGCGTAGCGATGCACCTCAACCGATGAGGATTCGCCGGTGTAGTAGCCCATCGGGCGCTCGCGGATCTTCCACGTGTCGGTGAAGACCGCGTACGGCGGAACCGGATACGCTTGCAGCCGCCGGAAGGCCGCGTCAAAAATCGTTTGCGCCGGCGGTCGTGCGATCGCCGCGCGCTGCGGCGGCGCGAGGACGATCTTCATCGCGTCGAAGTCAACCGTGTAGGCGTAGTTCCGCAAGAAGTAGTTCGAGATGATGCCCCAGACCGTGAATGGGAAGAGGTCGAACGCCGATCCCTGCGGCGTGTAGAGGCCGTTCACGTTCACCTGTTGCGCCGAGCCGACGGCGATCCGCCGCGCGACGAACGGGACGGCGGTCACCGCGCCGCCTCCGCCGATGCCCTGGCCCGCATGCGCCTGGTCGAGCGAGATCTTTGCCGCGTCGATCAACTGCTGCGACGGCATGAGGCCGCCGCCGGCAAGACCGGTGTCGAAGAGGAAGAGCCCCGGCGGCGCGTCGTTGACCTGCGCCCGCGCGAATACGAAATGATCGCTGACGAGATAACACGGAACGATCGCCGCCCCCGCCTGAGCCGCGCTCGCTTCGAAGACCGCCGAGTTTTGCGGCGAACGCGGCCGCAGGATTAGCCGGCCGTTCGGAAAGTCCAGGGTCGCGAGAAAGCGCTCGAAGTAGGTCGTACCGACGATGCCGTCGATCTTCCGGTCCGGAAAGAGCTCGCCGCCGTGCGTCGGAAAGACGTGCACGGGCACGTCGTAGGCAGTCGCGCTTCCGAGCGCGAGCGATTTCAG is a genomic window of Candidatus Binatia bacterium containing:
- a CDS encoding alkaline phosphatase family protein, producing the protein MAIRNRGIALAVTAALAACSSSSPATPPGGGALPGPQSGAGKIEHVVYVVQENRSFDNLFQGYPGADTVSSGKSSEGQTIALQPVSLASEYDIDHSAEAMFAACDGTGPLPGTQCRMDGFDREQAYGGPKHPQYVYVPHGESKPYFDMAHEWVLADRMFQSQLDESFVAHQYIIAAQAQSSVDLPQGFWGCGGGRGDIVGIISQKRRENGFQAPCFDYQTLGDELDRAGRSWRFYTSRYGAPSSGNGAYWSSYQGVRHIYYGADWEKDVIAPQKRFLTDVSAGKLASFTWITPVCDDSDHVNCGGGYGPSWVAAIVNEIGRSRFWKSTAIFVQWDDWGGLYDHVPPPYEDYDGLGFRVPLLVISPYAKQNYVSHVQYETASVLRFAEDLYGLGQLAAADRRAASPAADCFDFTQSPRAFVPIQAPKGRGFFIHQPADYRAPDTQ
- a CDS encoding alkaline phosphatase family protein, whose product is MRSRVLTSIFATASLLLAGCAGSGTSALTGALPFARHGSGSSPIQHVVIIVQENRSFDNFFALFPKANGATRGKEMVKKKGKFVDKWVKLKPHSLIMTSDIQHCHKAFLTAYDGGKMDGFNLEYRGVCPNGTKPAGTLVYQYVQESDIAPYWDIAEAWTLADAMFQTQGSGSFTAHQDLIRGGTCISSGNSCNVGSPSANTESLVDNPTGMPWGCDAPKNTTTSLIDAYGTIVKTGPFPCSNDFPDYGSSPGYNTLADLLDAKGVSWKYYSPCFIGSPGSCGSNGCKTCSGALLNAFDVIDSVRYGPEWGTNVSMPETNIFADIDANALPAVSWVIPEDDADDHPGESVDNGPSWVASVVNAIGQSSYWNSSAVIVIWDDWGGMYDNAKPPFQDGWGGLGFRVPMMVVSPYAIPGSSSQGGSISHTQYEFASILRYIEDNWNLGRLGTSDTRATSIGDIFNYNQSPRSFTAIPSLYTKEYFINRPHPPQHGDPQ
- a CDS encoding aspartyl protease family protein, whose product is MNNSLSVVRAVAVGAITLLAAVSSADAETGSAEALFQSGDLPAAATAYAAVLQKSPSDWSAALRLGAIRLYENDLAAAEPLLRSVLAADPGNARATRMLTELQRRRAEAARRTLVTGDASIVPFLTSAPLPVVRVVANGVPAEFIIDTGGDVDLEPSFAARLGVATQSAGNGVFAGGRQAALESGMLKSLALGSATAYDVPVHVFPTHGGELFPDRKIDGIVGTTYFERFLATLDFPNGRLILRPRSPQNSAVFEASAAQAGAAIVPCYLVSDHFVFARAQVNDAPPGLFLFDTGLAGGGLMPSQQLIDAAKISLDQAHAGQGIGGGGAVTAVPFVARRIAVGSAQQVNVNGLYTPQGSAFDLFPFTVWGIISNYFLRNYAYTVDFDAMKIVLAPPQRAAIARPPAQTIFDAAFRRLQAYPVPPYAVFTDTWKIRERPMGYYTGESSSVEVHRYAVRLADGMENVSNPIPSGKLPPAMILPEFLGPFAWTMRSSVRVAPERDPGAPSMVPDIEGLKTIATVVAVEQGPYAVDRADSIPIEDVDGHRVYHLKLRPRSDPQRHNLRDLWVDVETYDLWKAHFAGRYAPTPKAPVSPTEVTVYFRKVLGCWVVSRALWTYDDPPVSYAYDVQSDEIGLPDTLPDWLFDVAEYRARQLAGEPDYLGLLLERLRNGG
- a CDS encoding alkaline phosphatase family protein; the encoded protein is MKPRRIGALVALIALAACSSGPQALPYMRSAAALRELSGTGAGKITHVVYIIQENRSFDDLFNGYPGADTVSSGKISSGRTVKLTPIPLSDQYTIDHSADAMFAACHSSGKLPGTDCRMDGFDKEYFCCGPKGVRYPMYAYVPHKDSKPYFDMASEGVLGDRMFQSHLDESFVSHQYIIAAQAASSVDLPDGLWGCPGGPSDSVSTITPARQYGPDITPCYDYQTLGDELDKANLSWRFYTSQYGSKESGDGAWWSSYQAIRHIYYGPDWKKDIITPNWQFIKDVRRGKLANFTWITPVCDDSDHVNCPGGFGPSWVAALVNTVGKSKFWKSTAIFIQWDDWGGLYDHVKPPYEDYDGLGFRVPLLILSPYARAGRVSHVQYETASVLRFAEDLYGLGQLAAADKRANSPAADCFDFTQAPRAFVPIKAPLPPKFFMQQYSEYQAPDYE